A window from Hoeflea sp. IMCC20628 encodes these proteins:
- a CDS encoding CpaE family protein, giving the protein MTNLDYQLEQEQQPEQGENAQERGDFERVRPLPRISVHAFIESEGLAKTMERCSQDRRMAKVNLRINSGGVSAAANMFAGSPTPNLLILETRADAQTLMEELGELAGVCDPDTRVVVVGHVNDVSLYRELVRNGVSEYIVAPVSMADVIGVISTIFVDPDAAPLGRSIAFVGAKGGVGSSTLAHNCAWSISNLFSSEVILADMDLAFGTANLNFDNDPTQGIAEAVFSPDRLDEVFLDRLLTKCSEHLSMLAAPSMLDRTYDFDGGAFLPILDIIQRNAPVSILDVPHIWSDWTRKLLCAADEIVITATPDLANLRNTKNLFDTLRKLRPNDHPPMLILNQVGMAKRPEIAPDVFCDPLEIEPLAIIPFDAPLFGEAANSGRMIAESSAKSPIAESLAQIAHVVTGRAEAKKSKKAGLSSLMGLLGRK; this is encoded by the coding sequence ATGACCAACCTTGATTACCAGCTTGAGCAGGAACAGCAGCCAGAGCAGGGCGAGAACGCTCAGGAGCGCGGCGACTTCGAGCGCGTCCGGCCCTTGCCGCGGATCTCTGTGCATGCCTTCATTGAATCCGAAGGTCTGGCCAAGACCATGGAACGCTGTTCCCAGGATCGGCGCATGGCCAAGGTCAATCTGCGTATCAATTCCGGCGGAGTCTCGGCCGCGGCCAACATGTTTGCCGGCTCACCGACGCCCAACCTGTTGATTCTCGAGACTCGCGCCGACGCCCAGACACTGATGGAAGAACTGGGTGAACTGGCCGGCGTCTGCGATCCCGATACCAGGGTTGTTGTCGTCGGGCACGTCAATGATGTGTCTTTGTACCGTGAACTGGTACGCAATGGTGTTTCTGAATATATCGTTGCTCCGGTTTCGATGGCCGATGTCATCGGCGTGATCTCGACGATTTTCGTCGACCCTGACGCAGCGCCGCTTGGGCGGTCGATCGCTTTTGTCGGTGCCAAGGGCGGCGTTGGGTCGTCCACATTGGCCCACAATTGTGCCTGGAGCATTTCCAATCTTTTTTCCAGCGAGGTCATCCTTGCTGACATGGACCTGGCGTTCGGAACCGCGAACCTCAACTTTGACAACGATCCGACACAGGGAATCGCCGAGGCGGTGTTTTCGCCAGACCGGCTCGATGAGGTGTTTCTGGACCGCCTGCTGACCAAATGCTCGGAGCATCTGTCGATGCTTGCCGCGCCTTCCATGCTGGACCGGACTTACGATTTTGACGGCGGGGCATTCTTGCCAATTCTCGACATCATTCAGCGCAACGCGCCGGTCTCGATCCTCGATGTTCCGCACATCTGGTCTGACTGGACCCGCAAGCTGCTCTGTGCCGCCGATGAGATTGTCATCACCGCAACACCCGATCTCGCCAATTTGCGCAACACCAAGAATCTGTTCGACACCTTGCGCAAGCTGCGACCCAACGATCATCCGCCAATGCTGATCCTCAACCAGGTCGGAATGGCCAAGCGGCCGGAAATCGCGCCTGATGTGTTTTGCGATCCGCTGGAAATCGAACCGCTTGCCATTATTCCGTTCGATGCGCCGTTGTTCGGCGAAGCGGCGAATTCCGGTCGGATGATAGCCGAATCCTCGGCCAAGTCGCCAATCGCCGAATCCTTGGCTCAGATCGCGCATGTCGTGACCGGAAGAGCGGAAGCGAAAAAAAGCAAGAAGGCCGGCCTGTCGTCTTTGATGGGTCTGTTGGGTCGCAAGTAA
- a CDS encoding PhnD/SsuA/transferrin family substrate-binding protein, with protein sequence MITIKLAARLAHHLSTRRAHELARPARLLCWAGLAAAVCVVGAARADYRESVPVLRIGLVESHVAAADPLKLDAVRHSFATTLGIPVEIIKMASYAALIDAQASGRVGYAIHSARSFAATDAVCSCVRAFRSPVAADGSTGFRSVLVARDSINRPVEGLRIAYSSEESISGWQIPQQAIRAGSLDAPQLVRAGSVNAVIALYLAGEVDGYFAWLPDIPGDAGSDLTHLFGGWNRSGIGAADPLRVLWSSQRIPYGPHAAHRSLPDDLVEALGRFLDEMPSKAPGLLDIFEPVYGGGYVTPDPEDYRNVRGLVEGLLNSSVTPPAR encoded by the coding sequence ATGATCACGATCAAGCTAGCCGCCAGACTTGCCCATCATCTGTCCACCAGACGAGCACACGAATTGGCCCGTCCGGCCCGCCTGCTGTGCTGGGCCGGTTTGGCAGCGGCTGTGTGCGTGGTCGGCGCGGCGCGGGCTGATTACCGGGAATCCGTTCCGGTGCTGCGGATTGGTCTGGTCGAATCCCATGTTGCAGCCGCAGATCCGCTGAAACTTGACGCGGTCCGCCATTCTTTCGCGACCACTTTGGGCATTCCAGTCGAGATCATCAAAATGGCCAGTTACGCGGCCCTGATTGACGCGCAGGCCAGTGGACGCGTCGGCTACGCGATCCATTCTGCCAGATCCTTTGCCGCCACCGATGCAGTCTGCAGCTGTGTCCGGGCGTTTCGAAGCCCGGTGGCTGCCGATGGATCAACCGGCTTTCGCTCGGTGCTTGTTGCACGTGACAGCATCAATCGGCCGGTGGAAGGGCTCAGGATCGCCTATTCCAGTGAAGAGTCGATTTCCGGATGGCAAATTCCGCAACAGGCAATCCGGGCAGGCAGCCTGGATGCGCCACAGCTGGTCCGCGCCGGCAGCGTAAACGCGGTGATCGCGCTGTACCTTGCCGGAGAAGTTGACGGATATTTTGCCTGGCTGCCGGATATTCCAGGCGATGCAGGCTCGGATCTGACGCATTTGTTTGGTGGCTGGAACCGGTCCGGCATCGGGGCCGCAGACCCGCTCCGGGTGCTTTGGTCGTCCCAGCGCATTCCCTATGGTCCGCATGCCGCACACCGGTCACTGCCAGACGATCTGGTCGAGGCTCTGGGAAGATTTCTTGACGAAATGCCGTCCAAGGCCCCGGGACTGCTCGATATTTTCGAGCCGGTCTATGGCGGCGGCTATGTCACGCCGGATCCGGAGGATTACCGCAATGTGCGGGGACTCGTGGAAGGTCTGTTGAACAGTTCCGTCACGCCACCGGCGCGTTGA
- the cpaB gene encoding Flp pilus assembly protein CpaB produces the protein MKPARVVIMTVAVLAAGLAGYLAMNLTSPTVQVNEIASAPVIEKMPTIDVLVTTASLPVGARLNEETLEWKGWPEDGVIEGLVRRDNRPEAIAELTGAVVRLPIFAGEPLRPEKIVDSSSRIMSSLLPAGKRAIATEISVATSAGGFILPNDRVDVIMVRRKTAEEGFLTEVILSNIRILAIDQRIEQDAEGNRTAVGTTATLELTPEQAKIITVAQQMADRLTLALRSVADVQEPDSDGAKYLLSGEDGSTAIQLIRSGTITKVGATN, from the coding sequence ATGAAACCCGCCCGCGTCGTCATAATGACAGTGGCAGTCCTGGCAGCAGGACTTGCTGGATATCTGGCCATGAATCTGACCTCCCCCACGGTACAGGTCAATGAAATTGCCTCTGCGCCGGTAATCGAAAAGATGCCGACCATCGATGTGCTGGTGACAACCGCCAGCCTGCCGGTAGGCGCACGTCTCAACGAGGAAACACTGGAGTGGAAAGGCTGGCCGGAAGACGGCGTCATCGAAGGGCTGGTCCGTCGGGACAATCGTCCGGAGGCGATCGCCGAGCTCACCGGTGCGGTGGTTCGTCTGCCGATATTTGCCGGCGAACCGTTGCGGCCTGAAAAAATCGTCGATTCCTCCTCCCGTATCATGTCTTCGCTTCTGCCTGCCGGCAAACGCGCCATTGCGACAGAGATATCGGTGGCCACCAGCGCCGGCGGCTTCATTCTCCCCAATGACCGGGTGGACGTGATCATGGTGCGCCGCAAGACGGCGGAGGAAGGATTTCTCACGGAAGTCATTCTTTCCAACATCCGGATCCTGGCAATCGACCAGCGGATCGAGCAAGACGCCGAGGGTAACCGCACAGCGGTTGGAACCACGGCGACCCTTGAGCTGACGCCGGAACAAGCAAAAATCATTACCGTTGCCCAGCAAATGGCCGACCGGTTGACCCTCGCCTTGCGCAGCGTCGCCGATGTTCAGGAACCTGACAGCGACGGTGCAAAATACCTACTGAGCGGCGAAGACGGCTCCACTGCCATCCAGCTGATCCGCTCCGGCACCATAACCAAAGTTGGCGCCACCAACTGA
- a CDS encoding TadE/TadG family type IV pilus assembly protein, with protein sequence MTMNVDDQANKRHTSPRRMRRILARLNRSRDGTAAIEFGLLAFPFFLLIFATIEAFIAFAGEQLLENAVDTMGRQIRTGQITFDMGRATDLTEVQFRTKFCGEISLMIKCADQEDPDDKKLYLDVREFADFSAIPTYIPKMGNERYSDLDDTGFAYDPGGPQTINIVRAYYRWEVMTDLVRPYITNIRKDGEMPHDYLMVATAAFRNENYP encoded by the coding sequence ATGACGATGAATGTCGATGATCAAGCCAATAAACGGCACACGTCACCACGGCGGATGCGGCGGATTCTTGCCCGGTTGAACCGATCCCGGGACGGGACGGCTGCAATCGAGTTCGGGCTGCTGGCGTTTCCCTTTTTCCTTTTGATCTTCGCCACCATCGAAGCCTTTATCGCTTTTGCTGGCGAACAATTGCTCGAAAACGCCGTTGATACGATGGGCCGGCAAATCCGCACGGGCCAGATCACGTTCGACATGGGCCGTGCCACTGATCTGACCGAAGTTCAGTTCCGCACAAAATTCTGCGGTGAGATCAGCCTGATGATCAAATGTGCTGACCAAGAAGACCCGGACGACAAGAAACTCTATCTCGATGTTCGGGAGTTTGCGGATTTCTCGGCCATCCCGACCTACATTCCAAAGATGGGCAACGAACGTTACTCGGATCTGGATGACACCGGCTTTGCCTATGATCCTGGTGGACCGCAAACGATCAATATTGTCCGGGCCTATTACCGTTGGGAAGTCATGACCGACCTTGTCAGGCCCTACATCACCAACATCCGCAAGGATGGTGAAATGCCGCACGACTACCTGATGGTGGCAACTGCTGCATTTCGCAACGAGAACTATCCGTGA
- a CDS encoding phosphopentomutase: MARAFLFVLDSFGIGGAPDAEAYGDLGANTLGHIAEQCAAGLCDRPGLRSGPLSLPHLQSLGLAEAALAASGDIPAGWQLVAQPRGIHGAASETSHGKDTPSGHWEICGQPVMFDWGYFPDDGPAFSDELVAEIISEGELPGILGNCHASGTEIIARLGAEHVRTGKPICYTSSDSVFQIAAHEESFGLQRLIDLCQIVRKLVDPLNIGRVIARPFVGTAETGFDRTGNRRDFSVPPPGPTLLDQVKESQHRVFAVGKISDIFAHQGVTDLRKASGNAALFEATLQATRDAGDGDLVFTNFVDFDMLYGHRRDVAGYAAALEALDAMLPRFAKMLKPGDLVLMTADHGCDPTWRGTDHTRERVPILGFGPGVAGRDIGVRTTFSDIGATLAKHLGLPASGNGRSFL, from the coding sequence ATGGCGCGTGCATTCCTGTTTGTTCTTGATTCTTTTGGCATCGGCGGAGCGCCAGACGCTGAAGCCTATGGAGATCTCGGCGCCAACACGCTGGGGCATATCGCCGAACAATGCGCGGCTGGGCTCTGCGACCGTCCAGGATTGCGTTCAGGTCCCTTGTCGTTGCCGCATCTGCAATCGCTGGGATTGGCTGAAGCGGCACTGGCTGCGTCTGGCGACATTCCGGCCGGATGGCAACTCGTGGCCCAACCCCGCGGAATTCACGGTGCCGCAAGCGAAACATCGCACGGCAAGGACACTCCGTCCGGGCATTGGGAGATCTGCGGCCAGCCGGTGATGTTTGACTGGGGCTATTTTCCCGACGACGGTCCGGCATTCAGCGACGAACTGGTTGCCGAGATCATATCGGAAGGCGAGTTGCCGGGAATTTTGGGAAATTGTCACGCGTCAGGCACCGAGATCATCGCCCGGCTCGGCGCGGAGCATGTGCGTACCGGTAAACCAATCTGCTACACCTCGTCTGATTCGGTGTTCCAGATAGCTGCCCATGAGGAGAGTTTCGGCCTGCAACGGCTGATCGACCTGTGCCAGATCGTGCGCAAGCTAGTCGATCCGCTCAATATCGGCCGGGTGATCGCGCGGCCTTTCGTGGGGACGGCCGAGACCGGCTTTGACCGCACCGGCAACCGTCGCGATTTTTCAGTGCCGCCACCCGGACCGACCTTGCTCGACCAGGTCAAGGAAAGCCAGCACCGGGTGTTCGCTGTTGGCAAGATCAGCGATATTTTCGCGCATCAAGGGGTTACCGATTTGCGCAAGGCGAGCGGAAACGCGGCCCTTTTCGAGGCCACCCTGCAGGCCACCCGGGATGCCGGTGATGGCGACCTGGTGTTCACCAATTTCGTCGACTTCGACATGCTGTACGGCCATCGCCGCGATGTTGCGGGTTATGCCGCGGCGCTGGAAGCGCTGGATGCGATGCTGCCGCGTTTTGCCAAGATGTTGAAGCCTGGCGATCTGGTGCTGATGACTGCTGATCATGGCTGTGACCCGACCTGGCGCGGGACCGATCACACCCGCGAACGGGTGCCTATATTGGGCTTTGGCCCCGGGGTGGCCGGACGCGACATCGGTGTGCGCACGACTTTTTCCGATATTGGCGCAACACTGGCAAAGCATCTGGGCTTGCCCGCAAGCGGCAATGGAAGGAGTTTTCTGTGA
- a CDS encoding Flp family type IVb pilin, whose protein sequence is MKNMINRFVQDESGATAIEYGLIAALISVALITGATTLGNTLNAQFQGLSDKMNTAKGAQGL, encoded by the coding sequence ATGAAAAACATGATCAATCGTTTCGTTCAGGACGAATCCGGCGCCACCGCAATTGAGTATGGCTTGATCGCCGCACTTATCTCGGTCGCCCTCATCACCGGCGCTACCACCCTCGGCAACACGCTCAATGCACAGTTCCAGGGTCTTTCCGACAAGATGAATACCGCCAAGGGCGCACAGGGCCTGTAA
- a CDS encoding type II and III secretion system protein family protein: MNVRHIAKSLLSSIASIALVGTTVVLGLGLEPSSGRFLPSAQAAESVITIKQTGPGVNKRVKLGLNKAIVIDLPTDAHDILVADPTLADAVTRTSRRLYLFGKTVGQTNIFIFGPNGEEIVAIDLEIERDVSGLQGHLARFLPDSDITVEIISDNIVLTGSVRTPQDAAQAARLAEIFLTGGEATTRLTTATSEGGDAAISAEDRQKSQIVNLLKIDGEDQVTLKVTIAEVSRQVLKQLGFNSSITGGNGAFYNNNPANLGSLTTGLNFASLAGTVGGRTISSYVNAMEQAGVMRTLAEPSLTAISGESAKFYVGGEFQVRDAVDYDDDGKATYTDREVEYGIRLNFTPVVLSPGRISLKVYTEVSEPTFEGSTSLQGAQNNSGLTRLSIKRREAETSVELPSGGSIVLAGLVKDDIRQAMSGYPGLSKVPVLGTLFRSRDFVRNETELVIIATPYIVKPVARNQIARPDDNFNAAGDGAGFFLGRVNRVYGRMETKLPPGRYHGAVGFIYK; encoded by the coding sequence ATGAACGTGCGTCACATTGCAAAATCGCTCCTGTCATCCATCGCCAGCATTGCTCTGGTGGGAACAACCGTGGTCCTGGGCTTAGGCCTGGAACCGTCAAGCGGCCGTTTCCTGCCCTCTGCTCAGGCGGCTGAAAGCGTCATCACGATCAAACAGACCGGGCCCGGCGTCAACAAACGGGTCAAGCTGGGACTGAACAAGGCCATCGTCATCGATCTTCCGACCGATGCTCATGATATCCTTGTTGCTGATCCGACCCTTGCTGATGCGGTCACACGCACCTCTCGCCGGCTCTATCTGTTCGGCAAGACGGTTGGCCAGACCAACATCTTCATTTTCGGCCCGAACGGCGAAGAGATCGTTGCCATCGATCTTGAAATCGAACGCGATGTCTCAGGTCTGCAGGGTCACCTTGCCCGCTTTCTCCCGGACTCCGACATTACGGTCGAAATCATTTCCGACAACATTGTCCTGACCGGATCGGTTCGCACCCCGCAGGATGCCGCGCAGGCAGCAAGGCTGGCAGAAATCTTTCTGACAGGTGGCGAGGCCACAACGCGTCTGACAACTGCGACCAGCGAGGGCGGCGACGCCGCCATCAGCGCCGAGGACCGTCAGAAATCCCAGATTGTCAATCTGCTCAAGATCGATGGCGAAGACCAGGTGACCCTCAAGGTGACCATCGCCGAGGTCAGCCGGCAGGTGCTCAAGCAGCTCGGCTTCAATTCGTCGATCACCGGCGGCAACGGAGCCTTCTACAATAACAACCCCGCCAACCTGGGATCGCTGACCACCGGTCTCAACTTTGCCTCGCTGGCAGGGACCGTCGGCGGCCGCACCATATCCAGCTATGTCAACGCAATGGAACAGGCCGGTGTCATGCGCACCCTGGCGGAACCCAGTTTGACGGCGATCTCGGGCGAAAGCGCCAAATTCTATGTTGGCGGCGAGTTCCAGGTCCGTGATGCGGTTGACTACGACGACGACGGTAAAGCCACATATACCGATCGCGAAGTGGAATACGGCATCCGGTTGAACTTTACGCCGGTTGTGCTGTCGCCGGGGCGAATTTCCCTCAAGGTCTACACCGAAGTGTCGGAGCCGACATTCGAGGGATCGACCTCGCTTCAGGGTGCACAGAACAACTCCGGTTTGACTCGCCTGTCAATCAAGCGCCGCGAGGCCGAAACCTCGGTGGAACTGCCGTCCGGTGGATCAATTGTGCTTGCCGGTCTGGTCAAGGATGACATTCGCCAGGCGATGTCGGGCTATCCGGGATTGTCCAAGGTTCCGGTTTTGGGAACGCTTTTCCGCAGCCGTGATTTCGTCCGCAACGAGACCGAGCTGGTCATCATAGCCACGCCCTACATTGTCAAACCTGTTGCTCGCAACCAGATCGCCCGTCCGGATGACAATTTCAATGCAGCCGGCGACGGCGCGGGCTTTTTCCTCGGCCGGGTCAACCGGGTTTATGGCCGAATGGAAACCAAATTGCCGCCAGGCCGCTACCACGGCGCCGTCGGTTTTATCTACAAATGA
- a CDS encoding pilus assembly protein N-terminal domain-containing protein has product MTHSHPVRSRLMHALCGMALVTMSTLPAQATDDVIRVFMDHARILKLDRTISKVIIGNAAVADVAISDPQTIVLTGKSYGTTNLVILDQAGDAIVDERILVSVDEANTLRVFKQTSRSVFSCSPSCEEHVPTAATSP; this is encoded by the coding sequence ATGACCCACTCCCACCCAGTCCGAAGCCGGTTGATGCATGCCCTATGCGGCATGGCCCTGGTCACGATGTCGACACTTCCGGCACAGGCAACCGATGATGTCATCCGGGTGTTCATGGATCATGCGCGGATTCTCAAACTGGACCGCACCATCAGCAAGGTCATTATTGGCAATGCCGCAGTGGCCGATGTTGCCATCTCCGATCCGCAGACCATCGTGTTGACCGGCAAATCCTATGGCACGACAAATCTTGTCATTCTCGATCAGGCCGGCGATGCGATCGTCGATGAACGCATTCTGGTTTCTGTTGATGAGGCCAATACGCTTCGTGTTTTCAAACAGACGTCACGATCGGTGTTTTCCTGCTCGCCATCCTGCGAAGAGCATGTGCCGACGGCGGCAACGAGTCCCTGA
- a CDS encoding TadE/TadG family type IV pilus assembly protein, with product MTGILIGLRETARKLRGDRAGVGAVEFALIAPVLIVLYMGSLEVSVAMSVNKKLARAASTVADLVTQDDSIDKAFLQSMLNVAQSVMTPFRADGVAVKITGISINGAGVATTKWSWQEDNTRPYVVGSTQTLPNDLAIPNTFLVRTEVEFDHDLLLIMPGIQDVDFRTIHMKKTYHLRQRVGDEVSCDNC from the coding sequence ATGACCGGCATCTTGATTGGACTGCGCGAGACCGCACGGAAGCTGCGCGGCGACCGTGCAGGCGTCGGCGCAGTTGAGTTTGCACTGATCGCACCGGTGCTGATTGTCCTCTATATGGGATCGCTGGAAGTGTCTGTCGCCATGTCGGTCAACAAGAAACTGGCGCGCGCTGCAAGCACCGTGGCCGATCTGGTGACCCAGGACGACAGCATCGACAAGGCTTTTCTCCAGTCCATGCTCAATGTGGCGCAAAGCGTGATGACGCCGTTTCGCGCTGACGGCGTGGCGGTGAAGATCACCGGAATCTCGATCAACGGGGCAGGTGTCGCGACCACCAAATGGTCATGGCAGGAAGACAACACGCGGCCCTATGTTGTTGGTTCCACCCAAACCCTGCCGAATGATCTTGCGATACCGAACACGTTTCTGGTTCGGACTGAAGTCGAGTTTGATCACGATCTGCTGCTGATCATGCCGGGCATACAAGACGTCGATTTCCGGACGATCCACATGAAGAAAACCTACCATCTCCGCCAGCGTGTCGGCGACGAAGTTTCCTGCGACAACTGCTGA
- a CDS encoding CpaD family pilus assembly protein — MSSKIPVSVNPDLRSFRAALPLLVAVSLLSGCAGWPGRSVTVGAVPDDYRTNHPIIIAEKERTVDLPIATGDRKLTISMRETIRGAAQNYRSGASGAIRIMVPVGSANAGAASVLSTQVADVLRKEGVPGDRILSSPYQVSSPDDAAPIRIAFMAITASTGECGRWPEDMLGNTSENKHWANFGCASQNNLAAQIANPGDLIAPRGMTPIDAERRSAVIETYRTSGAGLGN, encoded by the coding sequence ATGTCTAGCAAGATCCCAGTTTCCGTTAATCCTGATCTCCGGTCGTTCCGGGCGGCCCTGCCGTTGTTGGTCGCCGTTTCGCTGCTATCCGGCTGCGCCGGCTGGCCAGGCCGCAGCGTTACCGTCGGCGCTGTTCCTGACGATTACCGGACCAATCACCCGATCATTATCGCGGAGAAGGAGCGCACGGTCGACCTTCCCATTGCAACGGGTGACCGCAAGTTGACCATATCGATGCGCGAGACCATCCGCGGTGCGGCACAAAACTACCGGTCGGGCGCATCCGGCGCCATCCGCATCATGGTTCCGGTCGGTTCGGCCAATGCCGGCGCTGCTTCGGTTCTGTCCACTCAGGTGGCAGATGTCTTGCGCAAGGAAGGCGTCCCCGGAGATCGCATATTGTCGTCGCCATATCAGGTGTCCTCGCCGGATGATGCTGCACCGATCCGCATCGCTTTCATGGCCATCACTGCTTCTACCGGCGAGTGCGGGCGCTGGCCCGAGGATATGCTCGGCAACACCTCCGAGAACAAGCATTGGGCCAATTTCGGATGTGCCAGCCAGAACAACCTGGCCGCCCAGATTGCCAATCCGGGTGATCTGATCGCGCCCCGCGGCATGACTCCGATTGATGCTGAACGGCGTTCAGCGGTGATTGAAACCTACAGAACAAGCGGTGCGGGTCTCGGAAACTAA
- a CDS encoding prepilin peptidase: MVEAAIFVIFPLCLAMAAFSDILTMKIPNRVPIVLAASFFVVAPFSGMDLVTFGWSLAAALTVFAGCFALFAFNVMGGGDAKILSAAALWYGFNIDLVAFLGFTGIYGGFLALIVLMIRANENVLLISPVPIPMHFFKARAGIPYGVAIGAAAFSTFPDTEIFTQALARLH; the protein is encoded by the coding sequence ATGGTCGAGGCCGCAATATTTGTCATTTTTCCGCTTTGCCTGGCCATGGCGGCATTCTCTGACATACTGACGATGAAAATCCCCAATCGTGTCCCAATCGTATTGGCGGCGTCATTTTTCGTGGTGGCTCCGTTTAGCGGCATGGACCTGGTCACATTCGGCTGGTCTCTAGCCGCCGCATTAACGGTATTTGCCGGTTGTTTCGCCTTGTTTGCTTTCAATGTAATGGGCGGCGGAGACGCCAAGATCCTCAGCGCCGCAGCGCTCTGGTACGGCTTCAACATTGATCTGGTTGCGTTTCTTGGCTTCACTGGCATTTACGGCGGCTTTCTGGCCCTGATCGTGCTGATGATCCGCGCCAATGAGAATGTACTCCTGATTTCGCCGGTCCCGATTCCGATGCATTTTTTCAAGGCGCGTGCCGGAATTCCCTATGGCGTGGCCATTGGCGCGGCAGCCTTCTCCACTTTTCCTGACACCGAAATCTTTACCCAGGCGCTGGCTCGCCTGCATTAG
- a CDS encoding Flp family type IVb pilin, whose amino-acid sequence MKNLFERFANDESGATAIEYGLIAALISVALITGATTLGNTLNAQFQGLSDKMNTAKGAQGL is encoded by the coding sequence ATGAAGAACCTTTTTGAACGTTTCGCCAATGACGAATCCGGCGCCACAGCGATTGAATACGGCCTCATTGCTGCGCTTATCTCGGTCGCGCTCATCACCGGCGCCACCACACTGGGCAACACACTCAATGCTCAGTTCCAGGGCCTTTCCGACAAGATGAATACGGCCAAGGGCGCACAGGGCCTGTAA
- a CDS encoding adenosine deaminase: MTGNVKKAELHCHIEGAASPELVRQQARKYGADVSGFISGDSYIWSDFTEFLVAYDGAAALFRSQDDYALLARTYLEGIAAENAIYSEIFVSPDHAVAAGLSPSAYFDGLAEGIAQAKASTGIECRMIIVGIRHLGAEKVEAAARLASTRPHPLITGFGMAGEERFGKVADFAGAFDIARDAGLGITIHAGELAGPDSVRDALDHVRPSRIGHGVRATEDEALVRRIADEGVVLEVCPGSNLALKLYPDISRHPFDRLRRAGVKVTLSSDDPPHFASSIGREYQMVADAWGYDAAELTGFTRTSLEAAFIDEPTRAILLGQLD; the protein is encoded by the coding sequence GTGACCGGGAATGTGAAGAAGGCGGAACTGCACTGCCATATCGAAGGTGCAGCCTCGCCGGAACTGGTCCGGCAACAGGCGCGAAAATATGGCGCCGATGTCTCGGGTTTCATCTCCGGTGACAGCTATATCTGGTCTGATTTCACCGAGTTTCTGGTGGCCTATGATGGCGCTGCCGCGTTGTTCCGCAGCCAAGACGACTATGCCTTGCTGGCGCGTACCTATCTTGAGGGCATCGCTGCCGAAAATGCCATTTATTCCGAGATCTTCGTGTCACCAGACCACGCCGTGGCTGCAGGCCTGTCTCCGTCAGCCTATTTTGACGGTCTTGCCGAAGGTATCGCCCAGGCGAAGGCTTCCACCGGTATTGAATGCAGGATGATCATCGTCGGGATACGGCATCTGGGCGCGGAAAAGGTGGAAGCGGCAGCAAGGCTTGCCAGCACGCGACCGCATCCGTTGATCACCGGGTTCGGCATGGCCGGAGAGGAACGCTTCGGCAAGGTTGCCGATTTCGCCGGCGCTTTCGACATCGCGCGCGACGCCGGACTTGGCATCACCATCCATGCCGGTGAACTCGCCGGACCCGACAGCGTACGCGACGCACTTGATCATGTCCGTCCCTCCCGGATCGGCCACGGAGTCCGTGCAACTGAAGACGAGGCTCTGGTCCGGCGGATAGCCGATGAAGGCGTTGTCCTGGAAGTCTGCCCCGGCTCCAATCTGGCACTGAAACTGTATCCGGACATTTCCAGGCACCCGTTTGATCGCTTGCGGCGCGCTGGCGTCAAGGTGACGCTGAGCTCCGATGATCCGCCGCATTTCGCATCTTCGATCGGCCGCGAGTATCAGATGGTGGCTGACGCCTGGGGCTATGATGCGGCTGAATTGACCGGTTTTACCCGCACGTCCCTTGAAGCGGCCTTCATTGACGAGCCCACCCGTGCAATTCTCTTGGGACAGCTTGACTGA